One window from the genome of Gammaproteobacteria bacterium encodes:
- a CDS encoding AMP-binding protein → MPHMMDDFPLLLSTLYNHAVALFPDQQIVSVEADLSIQRHTYAETDLRVRKLATALATTLGLGVGDVAGTFAWNNQRHHELYWATANTGRVAHTLNIRLFPEQLAFIVNHGGDRVIFVDPSLVPLVERFAEHLDKVERYIIMGDSVGETSLPNAIAYEDLIADAEPWGVWPILDERSPMMYCYSSGTTGNPKGVAYTQRSTYLHTLSNVANYPVGAGDNILPVVPMFHAAAWGYPYQAVMCGSKITYPGPDLSPKGIVSLFENEKVTFSAGVPTVWVGIQQYLMEHPEADTSSIRAFIVGGSAVPRAMIKWFHEARGITVVQGWGMTETNPIASVSQLKPGMEDWDFERQLDFLETAGMLVPGLQAKIVDDEGISLPHDGEAFGELLIRGPWIAAEYIRDPRSDESFEDGWLRTGDVCKIEPEGYIRITDRAKDVIKSGGEWISSLDLERALMAHPGSLKPPSSACATSAGKSGHSRSSSSARVLRSARRNSPNSCAPRSRIGGSRTGSISWKNSPRPEPASSTSALCEPATPMSCWTIDRSRDVS, encoded by the coding sequence ACTGTTCCCAGATCAGCAGATCGTCTCCGTAGAAGCCGACCTGTCGATTCAGCGACACACGTACGCCGAAACGGACCTGAGAGTCCGCAAGCTCGCAACTGCGCTCGCGACCACACTCGGCCTCGGAGTCGGGGATGTCGCGGGAACGTTCGCCTGGAACAATCAGCGTCACCACGAACTCTATTGGGCAACCGCCAACACCGGTCGGGTGGCGCACACGCTCAACATTCGCCTGTTCCCTGAGCAGCTCGCCTTCATCGTCAATCACGGCGGCGACAGAGTGATCTTCGTCGACCCGAGCCTCGTGCCGCTCGTTGAGCGTTTCGCCGAGCACCTCGACAAGGTCGAGCGCTATATCATCATGGGCGATTCCGTTGGTGAGACGTCACTTCCGAACGCGATCGCGTACGAAGACCTGATCGCGGATGCAGAGCCGTGGGGTGTGTGGCCGATCCTCGATGAGCGATCCCCCATGATGTACTGCTACTCGTCGGGCACGACCGGGAATCCGAAAGGCGTCGCCTACACACAGCGGTCCACCTACCTCCATACGCTCTCCAACGTCGCCAACTATCCCGTCGGAGCCGGCGACAACATCCTTCCGGTCGTTCCGATGTTCCACGCAGCGGCATGGGGATATCCGTACCAGGCAGTCATGTGTGGCTCCAAGATCACGTATCCCGGACCTGATCTCTCCCCTAAAGGTATCGTGTCGCTCTTCGAGAACGAGAAGGTCACGTTCTCCGCCGGTGTCCCCACGGTCTGGGTTGGCATCCAGCAGTACCTGATGGAACACCCCGAGGCCGACACCTCGAGCATCCGAGCATTCATCGTCGGCGGCTCTGCCGTTCCCAGAGCCATGATCAAGTGGTTTCACGAGGCTCGGGGAATCACCGTCGTGCAGGGTTGGGGAATGACTGAGACCAACCCGATCGCCTCGGTGTCGCAACTCAAGCCGGGAATGGAAGATTGGGATTTCGAGCGCCAGCTCGACTTTCTGGAGACCGCCGGGATGCTCGTTCCGGGATTGCAGGCCAAGATCGTCGACGACGAGGGGATCTCGCTCCCCCACGACGGCGAGGCGTTCGGCGAACTCCTCATTCGAGGACCGTGGATCGCCGCCGAGTACATTCGAGATCCGAGAAGCGACGAGTCCTTCGAGGACGGATGGCTTCGGACAGGCGACGTGTGCAAGATCGAACCCGAGGGATACATTCGTATCACCGATCGCGCCAAAGACGTGATCAAGTCCGGCGGAGAATGGATCTCGTCACTCGATCTCGAACGCGCCCTCATGGCGCATCCGGGGTCTCTGAAGCCGCCGTCGTCGGCGTGCGCCACGTCCGCTGGCAAGAGCGGCCACTCGCGGTCGTCGTCAAGCGCCCGGGTGTTGAGGTCAGCGCGCAGGAACTCACCGAATTCCTGCGCACCAAGGTCGCGAATTGGTGGGTCCCGGACAGGATCGATTTCGTGGAAGAACTCCCCAAGACCGGAACCGGCAAGTTCGACAAGCGCACTGTGCGAGCCCGCTACTCCGATGTCATGCTGGACGATTGACCGTTCTCGTGACGTTTCGTGA